In a single window of the Nicotiana tomentosiformis chromosome 8, ASM39032v3, whole genome shotgun sequence genome:
- the LOC138897037 gene encoding uncharacterized protein, whose translation MSLLDFARAFDLVIANSSFPKKREHLVTFRSSVAETQIDYLLCKKSDRGLCTDYKVIPSENLSTLHRLLVMDLEITRKRRKKAMYSQHRIKWGALTEAKAQELGVKLVIMGAWRSSRDASAMWTTTAQCIREAARENGEVQEKVKTKKATYLKLVKSVNEEEKRANREHYKLAKKEAKLAVTAAKNASFSCLYEKVEGRGGDKRLFRLAKARERKARDLDQVKCIKYEEGRVLLDEELIRPRWQTYFHSFLNEEGDRSIVMGDLELSGSRCDFGYCRRIRVDEATDAINLVRRLMEKYRERKKDLLMVFIDLEKVYDKVPRKVLWRCLEARGVLVAYVRLIKDMYDGVKIQVRTVGGDSNHFPVMMELHQGSVLGLFLFALVMDVLSATSKGRCRGVCYLQMILY comes from the exons ATGTCTTTGCTGGACTTTGCtagagcatttgatttggtgatagcaaactcgagtttCCCGAAGAAGAGGGAGCACTTGGTCACCTTTCGGAGTTCGGTGGccgagactcagattgattatttaCTCTGCAAGAAGTCCGATAGAGGTCTTTGTACGGATTACaaggtcatcccgagtgagaacctctcgacccttcataggctactggtcatggaccttgagatcacgaggaagaggaggaagaaggcgatgtatagccaacataggatcaagtggggagccttgacaGAAGCTAAAGCGCAGGAGTTAGGGGTCAAGCTGGTGATTATgggggcttggaggagtagtAGGGATGCAAGTGCTATGTGGACCACGACTGCACAGTGCATTAGGGAAGCTGCGAGAGAG AATGGAGAGGTGCAAGAAAAAGTGAAAACCAAGAAAGCAACGTATCTGAAGCTAGTGAAAAGTGTAAATGAGGAGGAAAAGAGGGCGAATAgggagcattataagttggctaagaaagaggcaaagtTAGCAGTTACGGCGGCCAAGAATGCATCTTTTAGTTGTTTGTATGAGAAAGTCGAGGGCcgaggtggggataagaggttgttcaggttagccaaggcgAGAGAAAGGAAGGCGCgagacttggaccaagtgaagtgcatcaagtacgaagaaggtagagttttgttggatgaggagCTTATCCGTCCGAGATGGCAGACATACTTTCATAGTTTCTTAAACGAGGAGGGAGATAGGAGCATTGTCatgggtgatttggaactctctgggagtcgttgtgactttgggtattgtaggcggattagagttgatgaa GCTACAGATGCCATCAACCTTGTTAGAAGATTGATGGAgaagtatagggagagaaagaaggacttgcttatggtgttcatcgacttggAAAAGGTGTATGATAAAGTTCCTAGgaaggttttgtggagatgtttggaggctagaggtgtacttgttgcctacgttaggttgattaaggacatgtatgatggagtaaagatcCAAGTGAGGACTGTGGGTGGGGACTCGAACCATTTTCCGGTGATGATGgagttgcatcaggggtcggtaCTCGGCCTTTTTTTGTTTGCTTTGGTGATGGATGTACTgagcgccacatccaaggggaggtgccgtggtgtatgctatttgcagatgatattgtattga
- the LOC104090347 gene encoding uncharacterized protein has translation MDENEVAEGDGFEDRVGAPMEQFHRNEAISAVADDGFLVEEEDDDYEDLYNDVNVGENFLQSVRKNEDLGFKKETELVAPTPESSRAALPVAVGEVKVEKEENVVSRVSDGPDGFRDLGFRGNELGGRDPVKVESSDPVKVETCGLLGKMADLEQNTGDNIVNQGVIQRPNAAGSGVIGNAGNVGNSGNDNLVRHGMVNGNSTGNNVGGVGVLGGGPSGGGGGGGGTFLFVGDLHWWTTDAELEAELSKYGTVKEVKFFDEKASGKSKGYCQVEFHEPAAATACKDGMNGHVFNGRACVVAFASPFTVKRMGEAQMNRNHQTAQAATVNSQARRGPGDTTVKTGLNNNNATGGNFQGGGDNNRNFGRGNWGRGGPQGMGNRGPVGPMRNRPGGAIGRGYIGNGGSGFGQGMGAGPPLVHPQTMMGQGFDPAFGGPMGRMGGYGGFPGAPTPPFSGMLPSFPPVGGVGLPGVAPHVNPAFFGRGMPMNGMGMMPRAGMDGPNMGMWSEPNMGGGWAGDEHGYRAGESSYGEEAVSDHQYGEESRDRGAWLSNKEKDRGSERDWSGSSDRRHRDDREPSYERDKARDKNTGHDHDWQEERRHQDDRDVGRESVRERDRDHSRTRSRDRDRDRDLEKDRGSGREHDRHRDDRDRYGDHHRYKDREQEYDDEWDRGRSSRRHTKSRLPHEDDSRSRSRDVDYEKRRRLTSD, from the coding sequence ATGGACGAAAATGAAGTTGCCGAAGGGGACGGGTTTGAGGATCGGGTCGGGGCTCCGATGGAGCAGTTCCACAGGAATGAAGCTATCTCCGCTGTTGCGGATGATGGGTTTCTtgttgaagaagaagatgatgattatgagGATCTTTATAACGATGTTAATGTTGGTGAAAATTTTCTTCAGTCAGTTCGTAAGAATGAGGATTTAGGGTTTAAGAAGGAGACTGAGCTTGTTGCTCCAACACCGGAGAGTAGCCGTGCCGCTCTGCCAGTTGCAGTTGGAGAGGTGAAAGTTGAGAAAGAAGAGAATGTAGTGTCTAGGGTTTCGGATGGACCTGACGGGTTTAGGGATTTAGGGTTTAGGGGGAATGAGTTGGGAGGTAGAGATCCGGTAAAGGTTGAGTCATCTGATCCGGTAAAGGTTGAGACTTGTGGTCTGTTGGGTAAGATGGCTGATTTAGAGCAAAATACAGGCGATAATATTGTGAATCAAGGGGTAATTCAACGGCCTaatgctgctggttctggtgttatAGGCAATGCTGGTAATGTTGGGAACTCAGGGAATGATAATTTGGTTAGGCACGGAATGGTGAATGGGAATTCTACAGGTAACAATGTTGGCGGAGTAGGGGTCTTGGGCGGAGGTCCTAGTGGAGGAGGTGGCGGTGGTGGAGGGACGTTTCTATTTGTTGGTGATCTGCATTGGTGGACAACAGATGCTGAGCTGGAGGCAGAGTTAAGCAAGTATGGAACTGTGAAAGAGGTTAAATTTTTTGATGAAAAAGCTAGTGGGAAGTCGAAAGGATATTGCCAGGTTGAGTTTCATGAACCTGCAGCTGCCACGGCTTGTAAAGATGGGATGAATGGACATGTTTTCAATGGACGGGCTTGTGTGGTCGCCTTTGCTTCACCATTTACTGTGAAGAGAATGGGTGAGGCTCAGATGAATCGAAATCATCAGACAGCTCAGGCTGCTACTGTGAATTCACAGGCGAGGCGGGGGCCTGGCGATACCACTGTTAAAACTGGTCTTAACAACAACAATGCTACAGGTGGTAATTTTCAAGGTGGTGGGGATAATAACAGGAATTTTGGGAGAGGAAATTGGGGCAGAGGAGGTCCGCAGGGGATGGGGAATAGGGGTCCCGTTGGTCCTATGAGAAATAGGCCTGGTGGCGCCATAGGGAGAGGGTATATCGGAAATGGTGGAAGTGGATTTGGACAAGGTATGGGTGCTGGACCTCCGTTGGTGCATCCTCAAACAATGATGGGTCAAGGCTTTGATCCTGCTTTTGGAGGGCCTATGGGGAGAATGGGTGGTTATGGAGGATTTCCTGGTGCTCCAACTCCACCATTTTCGGGTATGTTACCTTCATTTCCACCAGTTGGAGGAGTTGGTTTGCCTGGTGTGGCTCCTCATGTAAATCCTGCGTTCTTTGGAAGAGGAATGCCAATGAATGGTATGGGAATGATGCCTCGTGCTGGCATGGATGGGCCTAACATGGGTATGTGGTCTGAGCCTAATATGGGTGGTGGATGGGCCGGAGACGAGCATGGCTACAGAGCGGGAGAGTCGAGTTATGGGGAAGAAGCTGTATCTGATCATCAGTATGGAGAAGAAAGCCGTGATAGAGGAGCTTGGCTTAGTAACAAAGAAAAAGATAGAGGCTCAGAACGAGATTGGTCTGGTTCTTCAGACAGAAGACATAGAGACGATAGAGAACCTTCTTATGAAAGAGATAAAGCTAGAGATAAGAATACAGGGCATGATCATGATTGGCAAGAAGAGAGGCGACACCAAGACGATAGAGACGTTGGACGAGAGAGTGTGAGAGAGAGGGATCGTGACCACAGTCGCACACGCTCTAGAGATCGTGATCGTGACCGTGACCTTGAGAAGGATCGGGGTAGTGGACGGGAGCATGACCGTCATAGGGATGATAGAGATAGATATGGTGATCATCATAGGTACAAGGACCGCGAGCAAGAATATGATGATGAATGGGACAGGGGAAGATCATCAAGGAGACACACCAAATCACGGTTACCGCATGAAGATGATTCACGGTCAAGATCACGGGATGTAGATTATGAAAAGAGGCGTCGTCTGACCTCTGATTAA